In Carya illinoinensis cultivar Pawnee chromosome 16, C.illinoinensisPawnee_v1, whole genome shotgun sequence, a single window of DNA contains:
- the LOC122299022 gene encoding disease resistance protein TAO1-like: MRNLRLFINRNAQFSAGPNYLSNKLRVIDWPEYPSSVLPHNFHGNNLVEFEMPNSRIKELGGLISKNLTYMDLRYCKFITKIPDLSRNSNLESLDLGDCENLVEVHHSVGFLEKLCRFSVSGCCKLRILPKGFKLRSLRFFDFKYCWCLEEFPEIECEMEFLAKLDFQGTSIKKLHSSIENLKGLKRLDLYGSSLKELPSSIGNLTRLEELHAAGSSSSAIWKSLQVSNFFPALVELDISGSDIVIFPAQGVRFASLRHLLLNNCKKLEEILPIPLSISTVEARECTSLKSFALLSDILILIKNSGTIFSNFLRIDLYRCHKLCANMRPISSCEERHSTEQNRVDHFEDRYIDIIFPGNRIPSWFSYSKEAHDSNLCEIDINQPHHWNDKDEIVLYVVLGFRVGITDPIMDNADITVKIHDRSDWEDLYTRDVTFSWTDSDHVWMLWMSYGKEVDVSRFRFECKSEFVVFRRVGIHFLKKHEENVRDEDITGDEGGDCWLDFMDEKRHSSISYLENDNKNSEEDFYCGAIFNFLRCGAIFNFLRCLLPS; the protein is encoded by the exons ATGAGGAATCTTCGACTGTTTATAAACCGGAATGCACAATTTTCTGCAGGACCAAATTATCTCTCTAATAAGTTAAGAGTAATTGATTGGCCTGAATATCCTTCGTCGGTTTTGCCTCATAATTTTCATGGAAATAATCTAGTTGAATTTGAAATGCCTAATAGCCGCATCAAGGAGTTAGGCGGCCTAATATCCAAG aACTTGACATATATGGATTTAAGGTATTGTAAATTCATAACAAAAATTCCTGATCTTTCAAGGAACTCAAATTTAGAAAGCTTGGATCTTGGAGATTGTGAGAACTTAGTTGAGGTTCATCATTCCGTTGGATTCCTTGAAAAGCTTTGTAGATTTTCTGTTAGTGGATGCTGCAAGCTTAGGATTTTGCCGAAAGGATTCAAGTTGAGATCTCTACgtttttttgattttaaatattgcTGGTGTCTTGAAGAATTTCCAGAGATTGAATGTGAAATGGAATTTTTAGCTAAGTTAGATTTTCAAGGCACTAGCATAAAAAAACTACATTCATCAATTGAGAACCTCAAAGGACTTAAAAGGTTAGATCTGTACGGCTCTAGTCTAAAAGAACTACCTTCATCAATTGGCAACCTTACTCGGCTTGAAGAATTACATGCAGCAGGTTCCTCCTCAAGCGCGATTTGGAAATCGCTAcaagtttcaaatttctttcccGCTTTGGTTGAGTTAGATATAAGTGGGAGTGATATTGTTATCTTTCCAGCTCAAGGCGTCAGATTTGCTAGCTTGCGACATCTTTTGTTGAACAATTGCaagaaacttgaagaaattttacctattccattGAGTATATCAACTGTTGAAGCTCGCGAATGCACGTCATTGAAAAGTTTTGCACTACTATCTGATATACTTATACTTATTAAAAACAGTGGAACGATTTTTTCTAACTTCCTAAGGATTGACTTGTACAGATGCCATAAACTGTGTGCAAATATGAGGCCGATTTCTTCATGTGAAGAG AGACATTCTACGGAACAAAATCGTGTAGACCACTTTGAAGATAGATATATCGACATTATATTTCCAGGAAATAGGATTCCAAGCTGGTTCAGCTATAGCAAGGAGGCCCATGATAGTAATCTGTGTGAAATAGATATAAATCAACCGCATCATTGGAATGACAAAGATGAAATTGTTTTATATGTTGTTCTTGGATTTAGAGTTGGGATCACTGACCCAATAATGGACAATGCTGATATTACTGTTAAAATCCATGATCGCTCGGATTGGGAGGACTTATATACTCGGGATGTGACGTTTTCTTGGACGGACTCAGACCATGTATGGATGCTCTGGATGAGTTACGGTAAAGAAGTGGATGTTTCAAGGTTTAGATTTGAGTGTAAGTCAGAGTTCGTGGTCTTTAGACGCGTTGGGATCCATTTCCTAAAGAAGCATGAAGAGAACGTAAGAGATGAAGATATTACAGGTGATGAAGGAGGTGACTGTTGGCTAGATTTCATGGATGAAAAGAGGCATTCCTCAATTTCGTATTTAGAGAATGACAATAAGAATTCGGAGGAAGATTTTTATTGCGGTGCAATCTTCAATTTTCTTCGCTGCGGTGCAATCTTCAATTTTCTTCGATGTTTGTTGCCTTCTTGA